From Anaerohalosphaera lusitana, one genomic window encodes:
- a CDS encoding PAS domain S-box protein: MADTRRLKPVPSLLRQLPLLGILVLGILVTHIFGNVIYLQPGSLSNIWLTNGLILGVLLITSTRTWIKVMLIYALMSFSTSFAYEDVSFALYASTADLLAPLAIASIIRFGLSYSDFNFHRLTHALALIIAVFLVEGLFSLIGAVAHHTRSPEIPFLYGYQIWWLSNALGDIMIASAIVAWTHSYKNIGPFDRNAAKIIELIVIIFTTFFACLYIFTTVTPELRSILEYPYVILLLLIWAALRFHPRWSITLLLAVALTGAYLTSDGTGPFIAPELMSYQSALAFQVFVLTCTLATLIITSVTFERTETQKNLDQSRAVLDAAFNSTTEAVIVVDENNKILHYNNRFAQMWSIPQNLLERDNSEAAVEFGLPKLKNPNKWSARLHEMKKSDGTYNDLMEFKDGRIIETVVTPLKGKAGRAWFFRDITKQKNTELELELARRDLEKRVEQRTAQLRQSERSLELATEASGMMLWNWNVPEGIFTFDQTLQHYLGLPEMKVTVKTWHTLIHPDDRERILGEAAEQLRNLERSYEQEYRIMTATGQYRWVLARGRTVERTPEGKPLRRTGLITDIHDRKEAENQLIIFKSFAQASGQAIGMSDLDCRITWFNDAMAKMIGADLEEVQGKQFSMFLPDHTISLLNDEIMPALWTRGQWYGEMQLLSPEGIISTINNYFLIRNNKDQPLAIAVIAADISERKQMEEELRQHRDNLARLVDQQTADLRNTNLQLQEEIKEHARAELALRESEQTARALLDSTLETLILCDTDTHILMINKTGARRLGRTPQQLIGVPIFSLFEKSLAQKRRRYFEAVIKTGIPQQQEDTRNDTDFSAHMFPVKNDAGQVVMVAIFAEDITERKKAERQLLASQQKYKTLFEAAGDALLILKDYNFFDCNDKALEVFACTKAQLLQKPPFYFSPENQPDGTDSKTKAIQKMDAALAGKQQFFEWKHKKYDGTLFDAEVTLNRLDIDNQPCLQAIVRDITRRKTAENELKEKNTMFRAVVEATAKTTGENFFNTLVEQLAEATGFDHVFVGDLVKPGNDHISTRANYHFGKLDKNIEYTLKYTPCANVIRGKTCVYPEHIQHIYPKDKLLKEMKAESYLGFPLQDYQGHVLGLLTAIGCSPLDKPEYYQDILRVFAARASAEVQRIVAEHERENLLNSLAALNRELENVLYVSSHDLRSPLVNIHGFASELQSSCRQLNETLKQIEIPPQTKKVLAPILIEDIPTSLDFITKNVERMDMLVKGLSQFCRIGRETPTPQHLDMNRLIHDIVDSMKPQIHQANAEVRVQDLPPCYADKNHVTRIFANLIDNAIKYRDPKCPLRIEIKQCKSNQRIVYTVKDNGLGIAPEHQKRIFQVFHRLEPTGPVTGEGLGLTIVERLVEMNRGKIWVHSKPEKGSKFYVSLPAAQNI; encoded by the coding sequence ATGGCAGATACGAGACGCCTCAAACCAGTACCGAGCCTCTTGCGCCAACTCCCCCTGCTCGGCATTCTCGTTCTGGGAATACTAGTCACCCACATCTTCGGAAACGTCATATACCTCCAGCCGGGCTCACTCAGCAACATCTGGCTCACTAACGGCCTCATCCTCGGCGTGCTCCTCATCACTTCCACACGAACCTGGATAAAAGTCATGCTCATCTACGCTCTGATGAGCTTCAGCACGTCCTTCGCATACGAAGATGTCTCCTTCGCCTTATATGCAAGCACTGCCGACTTACTCGCACCGTTAGCCATAGCCTCCATAATAAGGTTCGGCCTCTCATACTCCGACTTCAATTTCCACAGACTGACCCACGCCCTCGCACTCATAATCGCGGTCTTCCTGGTAGAGGGCCTATTCTCCCTCATCGGAGCCGTCGCACACCACACACGCTCCCCCGAAATACCCTTCCTATACGGCTACCAGATATGGTGGCTCTCCAACGCTCTCGGCGACATCATGATCGCCTCCGCCATCGTCGCCTGGACCCATTCCTACAAAAATATTGGCCCCTTCGACAGAAACGCAGCAAAAATAATAGAACTCATAGTCATCATTTTCACCACCTTCTTCGCCTGCCTCTATATCTTCACCACCGTCACCCCCGAATTGAGGTCCATCCTCGAATATCCCTACGTGATCCTCCTCCTGCTCATCTGGGCCGCTCTCCGCTTCCATCCCCGCTGGTCGATAACCCTCCTTCTTGCCGTCGCCCTCACAGGTGCATACCTGACCAGCGACGGAACCGGCCCATTCATCGCACCCGAACTGATGTCATACCAGTCCGCCCTCGCCTTCCAGGTCTTCGTCCTGACATGCACACTCGCAACACTCATAATAACCTCAGTAACCTTCGAAAGAACCGAGACACAAAAAAACCTCGACCAGAGCCGTGCCGTACTCGATGCCGCTTTCAACTCCACAACCGAAGCTGTTATCGTAGTTGACGAAAACAACAAAATCCTGCATTACAACAACAGATTCGCACAGATGTGGTCAATACCTCAAAATCTGCTCGAAAGAGACAATAGCGAAGCAGCCGTAGAATTTGGACTCCCAAAGCTCAAAAATCCGAACAAATGGAGCGCTCGGCTGCATGAAATGAAAAAATCCGATGGAACATACAATGACCTTATGGAATTCAAGGACGGCAGGATCATTGAAACTGTGGTTACCCCGCTGAAAGGCAAGGCGGGCCGGGCCTGGTTTTTCCGTGACATAACAAAACAGAAAAATACCGAGCTCGAACTGGAACTAGCCCGCCGAGATCTCGAAAAACGCGTCGAACAAAGAACCGCACAGCTCCGCCAAAGCGAAAGAAGCCTCGAACTCGCTACCGAGGCCAGCGGAATGATGCTATGGAACTGGAACGTTCCCGAAGGCATATTTACCTTTGATCAAACACTGCAACACTATCTTGGGCTGCCGGAAATGAAAGTAACAGTCAAGACCTGGCACACCCTGATTCATCCTGATGACCGTGAGCGGATTCTGGGCGAAGCAGCCGAGCAATTGAGAAACCTAGAACGCAGCTACGAACAAGAATACCGAATTATGACCGCGACAGGCCAATACAGGTGGGTGCTGGCAAGAGGCCGAACCGTCGAACGCACACCCGAAGGAAAGCCGCTCAGACGAACTGGCTTGATCACCGACATCCACGACCGAAAAGAAGCCGAAAACCAACTCATCATCTTCAAAAGCTTTGCACAGGCCTCAGGCCAGGCCATCGGAATGTCGGACCTTGACTGTAGAATCACTTGGTTCAACGACGCTATGGCCAAAATGATCGGCGCTGATCTGGAGGAAGTTCAAGGCAAACAGTTCAGCATGTTCTTACCCGATCATACGATATCGCTCCTTAATGACGAGATCATGCCCGCCCTCTGGACCAGGGGACAATGGTACGGTGAAATGCAACTGCTCAGCCCGGAAGGTATTATTAGCACCATCAACAATTACTTCCTCATCCGTAACAATAAGGATCAGCCTCTGGCGATCGCGGTAATTGCTGCCGATATCTCCGAACGAAAACAGATGGAAGAAGAACTCCGACAACACCGCGACAATCTCGCAAGACTCGTCGACCAGCAAACCGCCGACCTTAGAAATACCAATTTACAGCTCCAGGAAGAGATCAAGGAACACGCCCGCGCCGAACTCGCACTCCGCGAAAGCGAACAAACCGCAAGAGCTCTCCTCGACTCCACACTCGAAACCCTCATCCTCTGCGACACCGATACACACATCCTCATGATAAACAAAACCGGCGCACGCAGACTCGGACGAACACCCCAGCAACTTATAGGCGTCCCGATCTTCTCGCTCTTCGAAAAATCCCTCGCCCAAAAACGCAGGAGATACTTCGAAGCCGTCATTAAAACCGGCATACCGCAACAGCAGGAAGACACACGCAACGATACAGATTTCTCCGCACACATGTTCCCCGTCAAAAACGACGCTGGCCAGGTCGTTATGGTGGCCATATTTGCCGAAGACATCACAGAAAGAAAAAAAGCAGAACGTCAGCTCCTCGCCAGTCAGCAAAAATACAAAACGCTGTTCGAAGCCGCCGGCGACGCACTGCTGATCCTCAAAGACTACAACTTCTTCGACTGCAATGACAAGGCCCTCGAAGTCTTCGCATGCACAAAAGCACAACTCCTGCAAAAACCGCCCTTTTACTTCTCACCCGAAAACCAGCCCGACGGCACCGACTCAAAAACCAAGGCTATCCAAAAAATGGACGCCGCTCTCGCAGGCAAACAGCAGTTCTTCGAATGGAAGCACAAAAAATACGACGGCACTCTTTTCGACGCCGAAGTAACACTGAATCGACTCGACATCGATAACCAGCCCTGCCTCCAGGCAATCGTCCGCGACATCACCCGCAGAAAAACCGCCGAAAACGAACTAAAAGAAAAGAACACTATGTTCAGGGCCGTAGTTGAAGCCACCGCGAAAACAACAGGTGAAAACTTCTTCAATACACTCGTTGAACAGCTCGCAGAGGCTACAGGCTTCGACCACGTCTTCGTCGGCGATCTGGTAAAACCCGGCAATGATCATATATCTACCAGAGCTAATTATCACTTTGGAAAGCTTGATAAAAACATCGAATATACCTTAAAATATACCCCATGTGCAAACGTCATTAGAGGCAAGACCTGCGTCTATCCCGAACATATACAGCATATCTATCCAAAGGACAAACTGCTCAAAGAAATGAAAGCTGAATCCTACCTCGGCTTCCCGCTTCAGGACTACCAGGGCCATGTCCTCGGACTTCTCACCGCCATCGGCTGCAGCCCGCTTGACAAACCGGAATATTACCAGGACATCCTCAGGGTTTTTGCCGCAAGAGCCTCAGCCGAAGTGCAGCGGATAGTAGCAGAACACGAACGCGAAAACCTCCTCAATTCCCTCGCAGCTCTTAACCGCGAACTCGAAAACGTCCTCTACGTCTCCTCCCATGACCTGCGATCACCCCTCGTAAACATCCACGGCTTCGCCAGCGAACTCCAGTCGTCATGCCGACAGCTCAATGAAACATTAAAACAAATTGAGATCCCGCCTCAAACCAAAAAAGTACTCGCACCTATCCTCATCGAAGACATTCCCACCTCACTCGACTTCATAACCAAGAACGTCGAACGAATGGATATGCTCGTAAAGGGCCTCTCCCAATTCTGCCGAATAGGCCGCGAAACTCCAACCCCCCAACACCTCGACATGAACCGGCTCATACACGACATCGTCGACAGCATGAAACCCCAGATCCATCAAGCAAATGCCGAGGTCCGCGTCCAGGACCTGCCCCCATGCTATGCCGACAAAAATCACGTCACACGCATATTCGCCAATCTCATCGACAACGCAATTAAATATCGCGATCCCAAATGCCCCCTGCGCATCGAGATAAAACAATGCAAAAGTAACCAGCGCATCGTATATACCGTAAAAGACAACGGCCTCGGAATCGCACCAGAACACCAGAAACGCATCTTCCAGGTCTTCCACCGCCTCGAACCGACCGGACCCGTCACAGGCGAAGGACTCGGCCTCACCATCGTCGAAAGACTCGTCGAAATGAACCGCGGCAAGATATGGGTGCACTCCAAACCCGAAAAAGGCTCGAAATTCTACGTCTCCCTCCCCGCCGCGCAAAACATCTGA
- a CDS encoding RluA family pseudouridine synthase, with protein sequence MSSKKREEKLRANDQAGQDGNGGDDEDGEDEDELAGEELRFKVGTNLKYRRLDKYLGGRFSQFSRTKLQKLIKEQGVNVNGRPAKPSYKLNPKDEIDLILPPKEVRELIPEDIPINVIYEDDEMIVVNKQAGLIVHPARGYKSGTLVNGLVYYFQNQLSSVDEDYRPGIVHRLDRNTTGVMVVAKNDTAHWKLSRQFQERTTKKFYITVVHGSPELDADMINAPIGVHPHVREKMAVRPGGKEAISFYEVLERFRGYSLLKMGLKTGRTHQLRVHLAYLKHPIVADDMYGGKVVYPWQLEDREAAPEEPVMGRVALHAWKLFIKHPVSDEEMEFTADPPEDMQRFLDELRKYRAE encoded by the coding sequence ATGAGCAGTAAGAAGAGGGAAGAAAAGCTTCGCGCCAACGATCAGGCAGGTCAGGATGGGAACGGGGGCGATGACGAAGACGGTGAGGACGAGGATGAGCTTGCCGGCGAGGAGCTTCGGTTCAAGGTGGGGACGAATCTGAAGTACCGCCGGCTGGATAAGTATCTGGGGGGGCGGTTCAGCCAGTTCAGCAGGACTAAGCTGCAGAAGCTGATCAAGGAGCAGGGCGTCAATGTTAACGGGCGGCCCGCCAAGCCAAGTTACAAACTCAATCCGAAGGACGAGATCGATCTTATACTGCCGCCGAAAGAGGTGCGCGAGCTTATTCCTGAAGATATTCCGATCAACGTCATTTATGAAGATGACGAAATGATCGTGGTGAACAAGCAGGCGGGGCTGATCGTGCATCCGGCGAGGGGGTATAAGAGCGGGACGCTGGTGAACGGGCTTGTGTACTATTTTCAGAATCAGCTTTCGAGTGTGGATGAGGACTATCGGCCGGGGATCGTGCATCGGCTGGACAGGAACACGACGGGCGTGATGGTGGTGGCGAAGAACGATACGGCGCACTGGAAGCTGTCGAGACAGTTTCAGGAGCGGACGACGAAAAAGTTTTATATTACAGTGGTGCATGGGAGTCCGGAGCTGGATGCGGACATGATAAATGCGCCGATCGGTGTGCATCCGCATGTGCGTGAGAAGATGGCGGTGCGGCCGGGGGGGAAGGAAGCGATATCATTTTATGAGGTGCTGGAGCGGTTCCGAGGGTATTCGCTGCTGAAGATGGGGCTGAAGACGGGGCGGACGCATCAGTTGCGTGTGCATCTGGCGTATTTGAAGCATCCTATCGTGGCGGATGATATGTACGGGGGGAAGGTGGTGTATCCGTGGCAGTTGGAGGATCGGGAGGCTGCGCCGGAGGAGCCGGTGATGGGGCGGGTGGCGCTGCATGCGTGGAAGCTGTTTATCAAGCATCCGGTGAGTGATGAGGAGATGGAGTTTACGGCTGATCCGCCGGAGGATATGCAGCGGTTCCTTGATGAGTTGCGGAAGTATCGGGCGGAGTGA
- a CDS encoding tetratricopeptide repeat protein, which yields MDSEHRHELRENELAKFLKNLPDYIREHWAAIVGWACIIAAILLWSPIREWRASKQYQQMSEVTDVIKRVEQEKGTAAMAEDGEAAIMSVGELEELGRSTDNAKLGALALCKSAEALRADVHYGDLSREEVLEETARAKKLYEDALKRAKDDPVMTGMAKFGIGLCAEEVGNYEEAEQVYNEIVSNEEFAATVYPRQAEMRLMFMQDYKTEFTFEEVVEEEAAEEDGAAVEGAEQGSVFEEAASEGEALEQVEVDPSVETEGVEAESK from the coding sequence ATGGACTCTGAACATCGTCATGAATTGCGTGAGAACGAGCTGGCGAAATTTCTGAAGAATCTGCCGGATTATATACGTGAACACTGGGCGGCGATAGTCGGCTGGGCGTGTATTATAGCTGCTATTCTGCTGTGGAGCCCGATCCGAGAGTGGCGGGCGAGCAAGCAGTATCAGCAGATGAGCGAGGTTACGGACGTTATTAAGCGTGTCGAGCAGGAGAAGGGTACTGCTGCGATGGCTGAGGACGGCGAGGCGGCGATAATGAGCGTTGGCGAGCTGGAGGAGCTTGGCCGGTCGACTGACAATGCGAAGCTTGGGGCGCTGGCGCTTTGCAAGAGTGCCGAGGCGCTGCGGGCGGACGTGCATTACGGTGATCTGAGTAGGGAAGAGGTCCTGGAAGAGACTGCGCGGGCGAAGAAGCTGTATGAAGACGCTTTGAAGCGGGCGAAGGATGATCCTGTGATGACGGGTATGGCGAAGTTCGGTATCGGGCTGTGCGCTGAAGAGGTCGGCAATTACGAAGAGGCTGAGCAGGTTTATAACGAGATCGTGTCGAACGAGGAATTTGCTGCGACGGTCTATCCGAGGCAGGCAGAGATGCGGTTGATGTTCATGCAAGATTACAAGACGGAGTTTACCTTCGAAGAGGTTGTTGAGGAAGAGGCTGCTGAGGAAGATGGTGCGGCTGTTGAGGGGGCTGAGCAGGGAAGTGTTTTCGAAGAAGCTGCCAGTGAAGGTGAGGCTCTGGAGCAGGTCGAAGTTGATCCGTCCGTGGAGACAGAGGGCGTGGAAGCTGAGAGCAAGTAG
- a CDS encoding GLUG motif-containing protein — protein sequence MKDTRFFLCSVCAVFVFVCGSVFGAGGVLPGDGSEGNPYVIEDIADFNEFADPANSAVYWAGGVHTQLGCDIDLSGLSYSQAVIGPDTDITSINFQGTAYSGSFDGCGFEVAGLTIDDDNVGESFVGLFGYVDGGTVENVGVVDCSISVGVDGGTANHSVQSAGAVCGGVYNGTVSNCYSTGVIMVDVSSSGRVDIFSIGGVVGSFWGTMSGSWSECAITCTGSSSSYANLDRIGGLVGHAEGWLSDCYATGAIEVNIVKGGTGSYINYYLHQIGGLIGKNYDGTIERCYASGDVSAAAECYSYAVTHAIGGLVGYNTGHTSDSYSVGNVTASAAGDSRYGSSYRVGGLMGSNQSEVVNCYAAGGVSASATGSINNIKEVGGLCGLNNGSFSACFWDTEVSGMVTSAGGTGKTTAEMSSETMYVSAGWDFDDTDGSADWRMGSTYPMLIWEEVNVVDLEELALLAEYWGMSGCAVGEACAEVDWYVDGAIDILDMCQLAGSWLGAEVSVSGS from the coding sequence ATGAAAGATACCAGGTTTTTTCTGTGTTCGGTCTGCGCGGTTTTTGTTTTTGTTTGCGGTTCGGTATTTGGGGCTGGTGGAGTTCTGCCGGGGGATGGCAGTGAGGGCAATCCATATGTGATCGAGGATATTGCGGATTTTAACGAATTTGCGGATCCTGCCAATTCTGCGGTTTACTGGGCGGGAGGTGTGCATACGCAGCTTGGGTGTGATATCGATCTTTCGGGGTTGAGTTACAGTCAGGCGGTTATTGGGCCCGATACGGATATTACGAGCATTAATTTTCAGGGTACGGCTTACAGCGGCTCTTTTGACGGGTGCGGGTTCGAGGTGGCTGGGCTGACGATCGATGATGACAATGTCGGCGAGTCGTTCGTAGGGCTGTTTGGGTATGTAGACGGCGGGACGGTTGAGAATGTGGGTGTTGTTGACTGTTCGATAAGTGTGGGGGTGGACGGGGGGACTGCGAATCACAGTGTGCAGTCGGCCGGTGCGGTTTGCGGAGGGGTGTACAACGGTACGGTCAGCAATTGCTATTCGACTGGGGTTATCATGGTGGATGTGAGCAGCAGCGGACGGGTGGATATATTCAGCATTGGCGGGGTGGTTGGAAGTTTCTGGGGGACGATGAGCGGGAGCTGGTCGGAATGTGCGATCACTTGTACGGGAAGCAGCAGTTCGTATGCGAATCTTGATAGGATTGGTGGATTAGTCGGGCATGCTGAGGGATGGCTGAGCGATTGTTATGCTACGGGTGCCATTGAGGTGAATATCGTCAAGGGCGGGACGGGGTCCTATATCAATTATTATCTTCATCAGATCGGCGGACTGATCGGTAAGAATTATGACGGGACGATCGAGAGGTGTTATGCGTCGGGTGATGTGAGCGCTGCAGCGGAATGCTATTCGTATGCGGTAACGCACGCTATCGGCGGACTGGTCGGGTACAACACGGGTCATACGAGTGACAGTTACAGCGTGGGGAACGTTACTGCGAGTGCGGCCGGTGATTCGAGGTACGGAAGCAGTTATCGAGTCGGCGGGCTGATGGGCAGTAACCAGTCAGAAGTCGTAAACTGCTATGCGGCGGGCGGAGTTTCGGCGAGTGCTACGGGGTCCATTAACAATATTAAAGAGGTAGGCGGGCTGTGCGGATTGAACAACGGCAGCTTTTCGGCATGCTTCTGGGATACGGAAGTGAGCGGGATGGTGACGAGCGCGGGCGGGACGGGTAAGACGACCGCGGAGATGAGCAGTGAAACGATGTACGTTTCGGCTGGATGGGATTTTGATGATACGGACGGGTCGGCGGACTGGCGCATGGGCAGTACGTATCCGATGCTGATCTGGGAGGAAGTGAATGTGGTCGATTTGGAAGAGCTTGCGTTGCTGGCGGAGTACTGGGGGATGAGCGGATGTGCGGTCGGTGAAGCGTGCGCGGAAGTGGATTGGTACGTTGACGGGGCGATCGATATTCTGGATATGTGTCAGTTGGCGGGCAGTTGGCTTGGTGCGGAGGTGAGTGTTTCGGGAAGTTGA
- a CDS encoding SpoIVB peptidase S55 domain-containing protein, producing the protein MKKRNLKNHIIITLFIAVVCAVMTAPALALDSSKYITVDEISTDMDAYCLTVLRGTEVEKFPVEIISVIKNHNPGQDRILVKGTDPQFIHDGSVHGCSGSPVYIDGRMAGALSAGWDICKDPLYLVTPIAEMLEVGEYEPTAADHFPDAPWINSVDLSQPIDLDAIGKTITESMINRAQAAADSGMLSPMITSLPARVCDKLTPQFNALGLRPMRTPISLSTAMQTAQVEQVDFAPGSVLVIPLVSGDIDLSATGTVTEVVGNKVYGFGHQMDGAGPVDMPMANGYVHTVVASDVGGSFKLATAGNVKGAIRADESNAVYGEIDATAKTIPLNITIDRFNDDQIRTYNCQVVSNRSYTPLMVQAAVAGAATMRGPLPQENFITYSANIDAQGFDPIEFANTSSGTGLYSALNEASSSVAMLMANQFDPVEIDSIDVKLTIKPRNIRAAIEQVSVSDESVKPGQTVTITAVTKPYLAPYKTHSLELTIPENTRPGTYQVTVAGSNEYLKLIRKLQPHKFIASDVTSLVSALRNSLEIKRNKIYAVMPLRPGGIVIENNELPFLPATKASLLADPKRTAQVRPQNHWIETEAPIDNIIANKAQLKITVEKP; encoded by the coding sequence ATGAAAAAACGGAATCTTAAAAACCATATCATCATAACCCTTTTTATAGCAGTTGTTTGCGCCGTCATGACCGCCCCGGCTCTCGCTCTCGACTCCAGCAAATACATCACCGTCGACGAGATATCCACAGATATGGACGCATACTGCCTCACCGTCCTCCGCGGCACAGAAGTAGAAAAATTCCCAGTCGAAATAATCTCCGTCATCAAAAACCACAACCCCGGCCAGGACCGCATCCTCGTAAAGGGCACCGATCCGCAGTTCATCCATGACGGCTCCGTCCACGGCTGCTCAGGCTCACCCGTATACATCGACGGCCGAATGGCCGGCGCACTCTCCGCCGGCTGGGACATCTGCAAGGACCCACTCTACCTCGTGACGCCCATCGCCGAAATGCTCGAAGTCGGCGAATACGAACCGACCGCCGCCGACCACTTCCCCGATGCCCCCTGGATCAACAGCGTCGACCTTTCCCAGCCCATCGACCTCGACGCCATCGGCAAAACCATAACCGAATCAATGATCAACCGCGCACAGGCCGCCGCCGACTCCGGCATGCTCAGCCCTATGATCACATCACTTCCCGCCCGGGTCTGCGATAAGCTCACACCCCAGTTCAACGCCCTCGGACTCCGGCCCATGCGCACCCCCATATCCCTCTCAACCGCCATGCAGACCGCACAAGTCGAACAGGTCGACTTCGCCCCCGGCTCCGTGCTCGTCATCCCGCTCGTCAGCGGCGACATCGACCTCTCCGCAACAGGCACGGTCACCGAAGTAGTCGGCAATAAGGTCTACGGTTTCGGCCACCAGATGGACGGCGCAGGTCCCGTCGACATGCCCATGGCCAACGGCTACGTCCACACCGTCGTAGCGTCCGACGTCGGCGGCTCGTTCAAACTCGCAACTGCAGGCAACGTCAAAGGAGCCATCCGCGCCGACGAATCCAACGCTGTCTACGGTGAGATCGATGCGACCGCAAAAACCATTCCGCTGAACATAACCATCGACCGCTTCAACGACGACCAGATCCGAACCTACAACTGCCAGGTTGTCTCCAACAGATCTTACACCCCTCTCATGGTACAGGCCGCCGTCGCAGGTGCAGCCACCATGCGGGGCCCGCTCCCCCAGGAAAACTTCATAACCTACTCCGCGAACATCGACGCGCAGGGCTTCGACCCCATCGAGTTCGCCAACACCTCCTCTGGTACGGGCCTCTACTCAGCACTCAACGAAGCAAGCTCGTCCGTCGCAATGCTCATGGCCAACCAGTTCGACCCCGTCGAGATCGACAGCATAGACGTCAAGCTCACCATCAAGCCCCGCAACATCCGCGCCGCCATCGAACAGGTCAGCGTCTCCGACGAATCCGTAAAGCCCGGCCAGACAGTGACCATCACCGCAGTCACAAAACCATACCTGGCACCCTACAAGACACACTCCCTCGAACTGACCATCCCCGAAAACACCCGGCCCGGCACATACCAGGTAACCGTCGCAGGATCCAACGAATACCTCAAGCTGATCCGCAAACTCCAGCCGCACAAATTCATCGCCTCCGATGTCACCAGCCTCGTCTCCGCGCTCAGAAACTCACTCGAAATAAAACGCAATAAGATATACGCGGTCATGCCCCTCCGTCCGGGCGGCATCGTCATCGAAAATAACGAGCTGCCCTTCCTCCCAGCGACGAAGGCATCGCTGCTAGCCGACCCGAAGCGTACCGCACAGGTTCGCCCGCAAAACCACTGGATCGAAACCGAAGCACCCATCGACAACATCATAGCGAACAAGGCACAGCTCAAGATAACCGTCGAAAAACCATAG
- a CDS encoding ATP-binding protein produces the protein MASLQIIAGPWRDTRFELADKGTGMLVGRENGHIAMHDVRVSRKHARLRYEDGWYLRDLDSTNGTFVNEKRLRGEIKLEHNDQVRFGSTFLLFEDEEAERPMIEVEPVGGVSVEEDAAGETVVGFDVGQDGGDLLSEKLGEKIGEVVNASKEREELLGGSVGAFVEELGAVCGFVLVRDFDSGRLETAAEKCSGEHEAGEVRIDSGIVEEVLGGEAVVVGDMDEYKQSSLGRVKVNGAKSVLCVPVRAGKSVVGALYLASDEVAAFTEKQAKVCEQVAGEVGLAMENIRLSKEIEKRERVAAAGQTAVNLSHGVKNLLQAIGGASDVMDVSLEREDWKRAKRSWKVLRRNLGRINKLVLDMLEYTKESSPVLSGCDLDGLVRSAVEAMEDEAKEKGVKLEFAEDAKAGVVQLDADKMHDVVLNLVLNAIDAVAKDEGEVRVETGRDEGKGEVWVSVADNGCGVENAEAIFLPFHTSKTKVGTGLGLPIAKKIVEQHGGRIEVESEKGAGARFVVRLPLRR, from the coding sequence ATGGCGAGTCTTCAGATCATAGCGGGGCCGTGGCGTGATACGCGGTTTGAGTTGGCGGATAAGGGTACGGGTATGCTGGTTGGGCGCGAGAACGGGCATATCGCGATGCATGATGTGCGGGTGTCGCGGAAGCATGCGCGGCTGAGGTATGAGGACGGCTGGTATCTGCGCGATCTGGATTCGACGAACGGGACATTCGTGAACGAAAAGCGGCTGCGCGGGGAGATCAAGCTGGAGCATAACGACCAGGTGCGGTTCGGGTCGACGTTTCTGCTGTTTGAGGATGAGGAAGCGGAGCGGCCGATGATCGAGGTCGAGCCGGTTGGTGGAGTGAGTGTGGAGGAAGATGCGGCGGGTGAGACGGTGGTCGGTTTTGATGTGGGGCAGGACGGGGGCGATCTGCTGAGCGAAAAGCTTGGTGAGAAGATCGGTGAAGTGGTGAACGCGAGCAAGGAGCGGGAGGAGCTGCTGGGCGGATCGGTTGGCGCTTTCGTGGAGGAGCTTGGGGCGGTTTGCGGATTTGTTCTGGTGCGGGATTTTGACAGCGGGCGACTGGAGACGGCGGCGGAGAAGTGCAGCGGAGAACACGAGGCGGGTGAGGTACGGATTGACAGCGGGATCGTGGAGGAGGTGCTTGGCGGTGAGGCTGTGGTGGTTGGGGATATGGACGAGTACAAGCAGAGTTCGCTGGGGCGGGTGAAGGTGAACGGTGCGAAGAGCGTTTTGTGTGTGCCGGTGCGTGCGGGCAAGAGCGTTGTGGGGGCGCTGTATTTGGCGAGCGATGAGGTAGCAGCGTTTACGGAAAAGCAGGCGAAGGTTTGTGAGCAGGTCGCGGGGGAGGTAGGGCTTGCGATGGAGAATATTCGGCTGAGCAAGGAGATCGAGAAGCGTGAGCGTGTCGCGGCGGCTGGGCAAACGGCTGTGAATTTGTCGCATGGGGTGAAGAATTTGCTGCAGGCGATCGGCGGGGCGAGTGATGTGATGGATGTGAGTTTGGAGCGGGAGGACTGGAAGCGGGCGAAACGAAGCTGGAAGGTGCTGCGGCGGAACCTGGGACGGATCAACAAGCTGGTGCTGGATATGCTGGAGTATACTAAGGAGAGCAGTCCGGTGCTGAGCGGGTGCGATCTGGATGGCCTGGTGCGGTCGGCGGTGGAGGCGATGGAAGACGAGGCGAAGGAAAAAGGGGTGAAGCTGGAGTTTGCGGAGGATGCGAAAGCGGGGGTGGTGCAGTTGGATGCGGATAAGATGCATGATGTTGTGCTGAACCTGGTGCTGAACGCGATCGATGCTGTTGCGAAGGATGAGGGTGAGGTGCGAGTTGAGACGGGGAGGGATGAGGGGAAGGGTGAGGTGTGGGTGAGTGTTGCGGATAACGGGTGCGGGGTCGAAAATGCGGAGGCGATATTCTTGCCGTTCCATACTTCGAAGACGAAGGTGGGGACGGGGCTTGGGCTGCCGATCGCGAAGAAGATCGTTGAGCAGCACGGGGGAAGGATAGAGGTGGAGAGCGAGAAGGGTGCGGGTGCGAGGTTCGTGGTGCGGCTGCCGTTGCGGCGTTGA